GTGGACCTCATCCGTGGCATGGACGCCACGGAGGCTCAGGCGGTCCTGCGTTTCGCCCCGCAGGCCGCGAGTCAGCCGGTCGGCAAGGTGCTGGACAGCGCCATCGCCAACGCCGCGCACAACTACGACCACACCGATGTCGACAGCCTCTTCATCTCCGAGGCCTACGTCGACGAGGGCCCGACCCTGAAGCGGTTCCGTCCGCGCGCCCAGGGCCGTGCCTACCGGATCCGCAAGCGGACCAGCCACATCACCGTGGTCGTCAGCAGCAAGGAAGGAACCCGGTAATGGGCCAGAAGGTAAACCCGCACGGGTTCCGG
This is a stretch of genomic DNA from Streptomyces hawaiiensis. It encodes these proteins:
- the rplV gene encoding 50S ribosomal protein L22, encoding MEARAQARYIRVTPMKARRVVDLIRGMDATEAQAVLRFAPQAASQPVGKVLDSAIANAAHNYDHTDVDSLFISEAYVDEGPTLKRFRPRAQGRAYRIRKRTSHITVVVSSKEGTR